The sequence below is a genomic window from Neomicrococcus aestuarii.
GCCATGCCCCCAGAAGGACTGTTGATTTCTCAACCCGTCTATACTATCAGAATTTTTTGCCGTTCGTGTCCAACGTGTCCGTGGCTTCATTCCATTTAGTCTTCTCAGCTTCTGATTCCTTGTACTTGCTGTACCCGAAAACGGAGGCTGCTGCGATCAGGACCATCAAGAACTTCTTCATGTTGTTCCTTCTCTGTGTTCTCAGTGCATTCGGACTCACCTAGAAGGTGTTTCCGTGGGCGTACCAGGACTTGAACCTGGGACCTCTTCGTTATCAGCGAAGCGCTCTAACCGCCTGAGCTATACGCCCCTTTGCCCTGAGGACGAGATAAGACTTTACCGGACACATAGCCGACTTTCCAAATCGGGGATTCTCCTCC
It includes:
- a CDS encoding DLW-39 family protein, which produces MKKFLMVLIAAASVFGYSKYKESEAEKTKWNEATDTLDTNGKKF